Proteins encoded together in one Chelonoidis abingdonii isolate Lonesome George chromosome 1, CheloAbing_2.0, whole genome shotgun sequence window:
- the LOC116836331 gene encoding glutamine amidotransferase-like class 1 domain-containing protein 3, mitochondrial isoform X2, translating to MHVVDHFRGSPTEEKRNVLVESARLARGNIEDLAELKVGEFDALIFPGGFGVAKNLCSWAVDGKNCTVNELVKSTLQAFHSAKKPIGLCCISPVLAAKVFPGCEVTVGQDKNVDGRFPDAETASGIVELGCKHICKDVAESHVDATNKIVTTCAFMCKAPLHEIFDGIGTMVAEVLKLS from the exons atgcatgtagtggatcATTTCAGAGGAAGTCcaacagaagagaagagaaatgtgTTAGTTGAAAGTGCCAGGCTAGCAAGAGGCAACATTGAAGATCTGGCTGAACTGAAAGTTGGTGAATTTGATGCACTCATTTTTCCAG gTGGATTTGGTGTAGCAAAGAATCTGTGTTCCTGGGCAGTGGATGGAAAGAACTGTACTGTCAATGAGCTTGTGAAGTCCACTCTTCAGGCTTTTCATAGTGCTAAGAAACCCATTGGCTTGTGCTGTATATCCCCAGTGCTGGCAGCTAAAGTCTTCCCAGGTTGTGAAGTCACAGTTGGCCAGGATAAAAATGTAGATGGAAG GTTTCCTGATGCTGAAACAGCATCTGGTATAGTAGAACTTGGATGCAAGCACATTTGTAAAGATGTAGCTGAATCCCACGTGGATGCCACCAACAAAATAGTTACTACTTGTGCTTTCATGTGCAAAGCTCCTTTGCATGAAATCTTTGATGGAATAGGAACAATGGTGGCAGAAGTCCTGAAACTCAGCTGA
- the LOC116836331 gene encoding glutamine amidotransferase-like class 1 domain-containing protein 3, mitochondrial isoform X1 yields MGKRVALVLAGCGVFDGSEVHEASAALVHLSRGGAQVRIFAPNIEQMHVVDHFRGSPTEEKRNVLVESARLARGNIEDLAELKVGEFDALIFPGGFGVAKNLCSWAVDGKNCTVNELVKSTLQAFHSAKKPIGLCCISPVLAAKVFPGCEVTVGQDKNVDGRFPDAETASGIVELGCKHICKDVAESHVDATNKIVTTCAFMCKAPLHEIFDGIGTMVAEVLKLS; encoded by the exons ATGGGGAAGCGGGTGGCCCTGGTGCTGGCCGGCTGCGGGGTGTTCGATGGCAGCGAGGTGCACGAGGCCTCGGCCGCCCTGGTTCACCTCAGCAGGGGCGGAGCGCAG GTAAGGATATTTGCACCCAACATAGagcagatgcatgtagtggatcATTTCAGAGGAAGTCcaacagaagagaagagaaatgtgTTAGTTGAAAGTGCCAGGCTAGCAAGAGGCAACATTGAAGATCTGGCTGAACTGAAAGTTGGTGAATTTGATGCACTCATTTTTCCAG gTGGATTTGGTGTAGCAAAGAATCTGTGTTCCTGGGCAGTGGATGGAAAGAACTGTACTGTCAATGAGCTTGTGAAGTCCACTCTTCAGGCTTTTCATAGTGCTAAGAAACCCATTGGCTTGTGCTGTATATCCCCAGTGCTGGCAGCTAAAGTCTTCCCAGGTTGTGAAGTCACAGTTGGCCAGGATAAAAATGTAGATGGAAG GTTTCCTGATGCTGAAACAGCATCTGGTATAGTAGAACTTGGATGCAAGCACATTTGTAAAGATGTAGCTGAATCCCACGTGGATGCCACCAACAAAATAGTTACTACTTGTGCTTTCATGTGCAAAGCTCCTTTGCATGAAATCTTTGATGGAATAGGAACAATGGTGGCAGAAGTCCTGAAACTCAGCTGA